One window of Uloborus diversus isolate 005 chromosome 3, Udiv.v.3.1, whole genome shotgun sequence genomic DNA carries:
- the LOC129218105 gene encoding uncharacterized protein LOC129218105, producing MNTNKTSLVFVNGIPTFNKYMADSTKIIKDVFFPSDELAALQFVSAAEFVKQDTSTNIFVAAFTTAWARLKLYEEMDKLGTHVLYHDTDSIIYYSDGTNDPPLGNFLGDFTDELDGGTISVFVSGGPKNYAYTTSDGGTCCKVRGFTLNHRNVQLLNFDSIKQLVLNLDEPSSINIHNPAKICREPKRRKIMNKVENKMY from the exons ATGAACACAAACAAAACCAGTTTGGTGTTTGTTAATGGCATCCCTACCTTCAACAAATATATGGCCGATTCAAcaaaaatt atcaaagatgttttttttccATCTGACGAGCTGGCCGCCCTACAGTTTGTTTCTGCAGCCGAGTTTGTGAAGCAGGACACCAGCACCAACATTTTTGTAGCTGCTTTCACAACTGCATGGGCGCGGTTGAAGCTGTATGAGGAGATGGACAAATTAGGAACTCACGTACTCTACCATGATACAGACAGCATCATTTATTACAGTGATGGAACTAACGACCCTCCTCTCGGAAACTTTCTTGGGGATTTCACGGACGAATTGGACGGTGGCACCATCTCTGTTTTTGTGTCTG GTGGCCCGAAAAACTATGCCTACACTACAAGCGACGGGGGAACTTGCTGCAAGGTACGTGGGTTTACCCTAAACCACAGGAACGTCCAGCTCCTCAACTTCGATTCCATCAAGCAGCTCGTGCTAAACTTGGACGAACCCTCCTCCATCAATATCCATAACCCGGCAAAAATTTGCAGGGAgccaaaaaggagaaaaattatgaataaagttgaaaataaaatgtattaa
- the LOC129218042 gene encoding uncharacterized protein LOC129218042 has protein sequence MFPLCRTCAENTQQDPCAHCDDDRALTGTWVSEELKLAKKKGYQITDMYEVYHFPISSNVLFRDYIDLFLKIKQESSGWPRECSTEDEKREYILRYEAKEGILLDSNAISKNPGRRHVAKLALNSFWGR, from the exons ATGTTCCCTCTTTGTCGTACGTGTGCCGAGAATACGCAGCAGGACCCGTGTGCACATTGTGATGATGATAGGGCATTAACTGGTACATGGGTAAGCGAAGAGTTAAAGCTCGCAAAGAAAAAGGGGTACCAAATAACCGAT ATGTACGAAGTTTACCATTTCCCCATTTCATCCAATGTGCTGTTTCGCGATTACATCGACCTGTTCCTCAAAATAAAACAAGAGAGTAGCGGCTGGCCTCGTGAATGCAGCACAGAAGATGAAAAGAGGGAGTACATACTTCGTTACGAGGCCAAAGAAGGCATATTGCTGGACAGCAATGCCATTTCAAAAAACCCCGGAAGAAGACATGTTGCCAAACTGGCTCTTAACAGTTTTTGGGGGCGGTAA